A window of Peromyscus eremicus chromosome 7, PerEre_H2_v1, whole genome shotgun sequence contains these coding sequences:
- the Cck gene encoding cholecystokinin — protein MKSGVCLCVLMAVLAAGTLTQPVAPAEAADSAVQRAEEAPRRQLRAVLRTDGEPRARLGALLARYIQQARKAPSGRMSVLKSLQSLDPSHRISDRDYTGWMDFGRRSAEDYEYPS, from the exons ATGAAGAGTGGCGTGTGTCTGTGCGTGCTGATGGCAGTCCTGGCCGCAGGCACCCTGACGCAGCCAGTGGCCCCGGCAGAAGCCGCGGACTCCGCGGTGCAGCGGGCGGAGGAAGCGCCCCGAAGGCAGCTGAGGGCCGTGCTCAGGACCGACGGCGAGCCCCGAGCGCGCCTGGGCGCACTGCTAGCGCGATACATCCAGCAGGCCCGCAAAG CTCCTTCCGGCCGCATGTCTGTTCTCAAGAGCCTGCAGAGCCTGGACCCCAGCCACAGGATAAGTGACCGGGACTACACGGGCTGGATGGATTTTGGCCGGCGCAGTGCCGAGGACTACGAATACCCATCCTAG